A window of Streptomyces sp. NBC_01689 genomic DNA:
TAGTTCACGCACCCGGGTGGCCCGATCCCCCGCGAACGTCACAGCACGCCGGCCCCGCGCGTCGCCAGAGCCGTGGCGAGCAGGCCGCCGGGCGGTCCCGTCGGGGCGCCGGACGTCAGGAGTTCCGCGACCGCCACGGCAGTGGACCGATGCCAGGTGCCGGCCCGGCGGAGCATGGCGTGGCCGCCGGTCTTCACCAGCAGGACCCCGGCGTGCGCACCGGCCTCCCGCGCACGGTCGACGAACGCGACGGAGGCCCGGGGGTCGGTGATCCGGTCCCGGTCGCCGTGGAGCACGAGCACACGGCGGTCCCGCAGTTGGGTCACGGGTTCGCTGTCCGGGCACCACGGGGCGAGCGCCACCACTCCCCCGACCTGTGGTGCGTCGGCGACGCGCAGCGCCGTGCGGCCTCCCATCGAGTGCCCGACGAGGATCACGGGCACCTCGCCGATCAGCCGGGTGAGTTCCGCGAGAGCCCGCCGGGCGTCCTGGACCGGATCGGCCCGGGAACCGTTCCATCCCCGGTGCCGGTAGCGGACCTTGCCGAGGAAGACCCCTCCGTCCGGCACCGCCGCGGCGACGGCTCGGGCGACCGGCCGCATGCGCAGTGCCGCGACGTGCCAGGGCCGTGAAGGCTCCAGGCCGTCGGCCCTGCCTCCGTGCAGGAAGAGCACGGCCGCGCTCGCCGGCCCCCGGGGCCTCAGCGGCACCAGGGCCGGTCGGTCTCCGGCCGGCCGGTGACCCGGCGTGGTCTGGGGAGTCCTGCGCGTACGGCTGTCCATCGCACCTCTTCCTCGGGCCCGGCTCGGTCGTGGGGACGCCGTGTCCCGCCGCCCCCACGTCATCCGTCGCCGCGCGCCGTACGGATTGGTCGCCCCGCGGGACCGCCCGCCGGTCCTGCGGCGGGGGTCCGGGCCGGGTGTGGGGCCTGCCGACGTTCCGTGGGCAGGCGCGAGATGAGGAAGGGGGGCGTGGGATCAGACGTCGAGGTCCGCTTCCAGTCGCTTGAGGTTGTGTCGGGCCAGGGCCAGGTTGCTGCGGCCCCTGTCGAGCGCCAGATACAGGAAGAGGGTGCCGTTCGCGCTGGTCAGCGGCCTGATGAGATGGTACTGCTCACCGAGGGTGATCAGGATGTCCTCGATCGAGTCCGTCATGTTCAGGGAGGCGAGGGTGCGCTGCTTCGCCCGGACGACCTCGGTGTTGCCCGCGGCGGCGAGCTCCAGGTCGAGACCGGGGCCGCCGCCGAGCACTCCGAGGGCCATACCGCTGTCGTAGTCCACCAGTGCGACTCCGAGAGCCCCGTCGATGGCCATGGCTTCCTTGAGAGTGGTCTCGATGTTCACCTGGTTGCCCTCGTTTCCTGGCCTTCGGGGTGTCAGAACCGTCGAAGACGTCGATCTGGGGGAGTTGCGCAAGAGGCCAAGGAACGTCACATTCGTTCACTGGTGCGCTAGTTATCCCTTAAAGTACTGCGCATGGAGCGATCAGTGAAGGGGGGAGCCGATGCCGACGCTCGAAGAAGGACTCAGCGGTCTCCTCGCGGCGCCCGGCGTCACGGGTGCCGCACTCGTGGACGCGGTGACGGGTCTCGTCTACGCGGCGGCCGGTGACACGCACACGGGCGAGGACTCGCACGACCTCGCCGTTCTGGCCGGCGACCGTCTCAACAGGGCGGGTTTCGAAGGTGAAGTGGAGAGCGTGATCGTGTCCACGCAACGGGAACACCAAGTGGTCCTGCGTCTCGGGCGGCAGGGCGACCCCCTGCTGCTGACGGCGACGGTCGACCGCTCCCGTACGAGTGTGGCCTGGGCGCTGCAGGACCTGACCCAGCGCGCCGACGCTCTTCTGACATGACCGATCTGCACACCGGACAGTCGGCCGCTCCCCGCAACGTCTCGTCCCTGCTGAACTCCCTGGGGGAGCAGAAACGTAACTGCACCGTCCTGGTCGCGGGTTCGCCCGGTGGGGCGATCCATCTGCGTGACGGCCTGGTGGTCGCCGTGGAGACGCCGGGTGCGCCCACGGTGGAGGGCCTGCTCCTGCGCTCCGGCCGTGTCACGGAGGAGGCGTGGGCCGCCGTCTGCGCGGCCGACCCCCACCACGAGCGGACGGCCGCGGAACTGGCCGGTCGCGGACTCGTCGGCGCGGGAGAGTTCGAAGTCGTCTGCACCGCGGCGGTGTTCGACGGGGCCTTCGCCCTCTCCCTCACCACGCCGGGAAGTTGGGAGGTGGCGGAGGCCACGCCCGTCGTCCGGTCCGGACGGACCGTCCGGCCCGAGCGGCTGATACGCGAGTCCTCGAACCGTCTCGCCGTGCTCTCCGACGCGCGGGGTTCGGCCGGTGAACGGGCGCGCTCCCGGGTCCGCCGCACCTCGGCCGCCGAGCACGGTACGGAGGGCACGGTCGTTCCGCGCCGTCTCCCGGCGCGCGTGCGGGCGGTCCTGGACGCGGCGGACGGGCGGCGCACCTCCCGCGACATCGCGTTCGCGCTCGGCCGCGGCCTGTATCCCGTCCTGCTCGACCTGAGGCGACTGGAGGACGACGGGCTCGTCGAGCGGGAGATCCGCGTGCCCGTCCCCAGGCGCCCCAGCACCGCGCCGCGTTCGCTGCCCGCGCGCACGCCCTTCCCGGAGACTCCCGCGACGGGCGCGCTTCCCCGGCGTGTCCCCGGCGGCAACTCCCTCCAACCGTCGTCGGAACCTCCGTCGGCAGCACACTGAGCCACGCCTCGTACGACCGTCACTCCGCCCTCGGCCACATGAGGGCGGGCGACGGGTCCTCCATGCAGAAGGAAACAGGTCAAGCCATGAGTGAAGCCACAGCAGACCCGGTCCACGGCGTCCTGGCCGCCCTGCGGGACACCGTGATGGGCGTCACCGAGAGCGTCCTGGCGACGGCGGACGGACTGCTCGTCGCGGCCGACGCCGAGAAGACGCACCCGGAGTCGATGGCGGCCGTCGCCGCGGCGGCCCTCTCGCTGGGACACCGTCTCGCCGAACAGGGCGGCACCGGCGCCCTGCGCGAGATGAGCGCCCGCTGCGGCACCGGGCACGTCATCGTCACGGCGGTCGGCAGTCGCGCGCTGCTCGTCGTCGTGGCCGACGAGGGACTCGATCTCGCAGCGTTCCGCCGCGAGATCCCCGCCGTCGTGGAGGAACTCACCGCGCATCTCGAAGCCGACGTGACCTCCTGACCCCGGGGCCCGGTGAGAATTGCCCGCCGACCTCGTGACGCCCGCCGTCCGGCGTCGGTGACGCCCGCCCCCGGCCCTCGTGACACCCGTCGCCCCGGCTGCCTGACGCCCCCTCTCCCGGCCACGGGCCCCGTGCCCTGCCCGGTCGACGGCGCCCGCACCAGGGCGTTGTCAGTGGTGGCGTGCAGGATGACGGGTATGACAACACCAGCTGCAGTGATCGTGGATGCCGTCGCCTACGCACAGGCGGTCGAGGACGCGGTGCGGGCGTCGGCGGCCTACTACACAGGCGGCACATCCGTCCTGGACGACGACGCCTACGACCGGTTGGTGCGCGGTATCGCGGCATGGGAGGCGGAGCACCCCGAGGAGGTGCTGCCCGACTCGCCGTCGGGCAAGGTCGCCGGCGGCGCCGTGGAGGGCGACGTCCCGCACACGGTGGCGATGCTGAGCCTGGACAACGTCTTCTCCGCCGAGGAGTTCACCGCGTGGACCGCGTCCCTGGCCCG
This region includes:
- a CDS encoding roadblock/LC7 domain-containing protein, yielding MSEATADPVHGVLAALRDTVMGVTESVLATADGLLVAADAEKTHPESMAAVAAAALSLGHRLAEQGGTGALREMSARCGTGHVIVTAVGSRALLVVVADEGLDLAAFRREIPAVVEELTAHLEADVTS
- a CDS encoding alpha/beta hydrolase, which gives rise to MDSRTRRTPQTTPGHRPAGDRPALVPLRPRGPASAAVLFLHGGRADGLEPSRPWHVAALRMRPVARAVAAAVPDGGVFLGKVRYRHRGWNGSRADPVQDARRALAELTRLIGEVPVILVGHSMGGRTALRVADAPQVGGVVALAPWCPDSEPVTQLRDRRVLVLHGDRDRITDPRASVAFVDRAREAGAHAGVLLVKTGGHAMLRRAGTWHRSTAVAVAELLTSGAPTGPPGGLLATALATRGAGVL